In Candida albicans SC5314 chromosome 4, complete sequence, the genomic window tgtggtggttgcTGAGAATGATCAATTGCAGTTAATTGGGCCTCAATTTCCTCTAAAGacaaaattttcttctcAGGTTGACCGCCTGCTGGTTTGTCTTCAGTGGAATCAGCATGATTTTTACTTGGTGCATTGGACGATCCCCATAATTCTTGCATAaactcatcatcatttacTGGGACGGTTGCTGCCTGGGCATAACTAATAGTTTGAGCAGGAGGGGCTGAAGCCTTTGCGTGGGTCTCGGATTGCTGAGAATCTCCTTgaccaaaatcaaaatcctTTCTAATATCACTGGTACTAGTTCCAAATGTTTCTTGATTGAAtgcatcatcttcttccaaTTCACCTAACCCATCATAAGTATTTTCAAAGTCGTAAGCatcatcttttttattgGCTCCTTGAGGAGGAGCTGCTGGATCAAACCCAAAAAATGACATtctattgaattattaagTGACTTCGACTCTGACAATTTCAAGATTGACTCTATtccttttttctttatatccttttttttgtcgacgaacaattttttttctcttctttttgcTTTGGTGGTTTGGAGCGGACTCACATATATTGGCATACTTACACTACTCATATACAAAGTGTGTTACTTTGTCTTTTTTGCAACTTAGAATGATTGACAATGGACAACAATGAGCGAGTACTTGAGTGGTGATTGAGTAAGTAGCTTCTTTGATGGTTGTAgcaaagaagaaaaagtagTGGGTATAATGGGGGATCGAGCTGAGTTTGGACCAATCAAAACCCTACAAACTTGTCTATCAAATCTTGTAAAGAACTTTCCCTTCCTTAGTTAAGATGACTGTGATTTAGATTACACTTGTATACTCAAGTCACTAAAGTGGATACAATTTCAATGACACTCGATGGAGGTGTTTTTGTCATCTATTGTTGAAGCAACTGTCACAGACATACGTTTTTGTCAGACAAAACAGAAAACATGTCGTTGCTGTTCATAGAAAGCATCAAATTGGCTTATAAGAAAAACTTGTCAAAGACTACATACttataaacaataacaCCAATAGCTTTCTAACGTTTTGCTAACTTACTCTATGGTGTTGATAAAATGGTTTTGGAAACAGTTTTGAACCAATTCTCGCAGCTTCTGGTATGTactccattttttttttgtataacTACTTTTCTACATCAGTTTCCAACGGCATACACATGTATGGTTTTCCATGAAAGATATTTTAGTTATTCACATTGGAGCAGGTAAACATGATCCCAATAAGCTGAAAAAGTACAAAACACTACTACGAAATGCATTATCAAAGACATCAATAGTAGAAGCAAGTGATGTGATTGAATCATCCCCACTAACTAATACAGGCTATGGATCATCATTAAATCTATTGGGCAAAGTAGAATGCGATGCAAGCTTTATAACTAATGACAAGATAGGTGCAGTTGTTAATATGTCCTGTAAGAATCCTACCAAGGAGTTGTTTCGTGTGTTTCAATATCTCGATACATTGTATGAATCAGACGAAACCGACTTAACATCGCCAGTGATGTTGACTTATCCACTATTGAAAAACTTGGTCCCACATATAGTGGATGACGATTTAGTATCGGAAAAATCAAGGAAATTATATGACATGTACAAAGACAAGATTTTCCAAGGTGATTATTCAAAACATTGTGCCATACCCCATGAGATTTCTGATACTATTGGCATCACTCATATATCTGACAACGAGACGACAATTGTAACATCATCAGGAGggaattttttcaaactaCCTGGTAGGATAGGATGTGCTGGTGTTATTGGAGCAGCTATAGCCCGAAAGAAGCTTGATGATTGCGAAATCTGCTGTATGTGTTCTGGCAATGGGGaacaaattatcaaaagtaAGTTGGCATGGGAGATAGCCAATAATATTTACAATGTTGCTGGTGATGAGTATGGTAAATATCTTGAAAGAAAAGTATATGAATTGAACCCCAAGTTTTACGTTGGCTTTATCATTATTCTAAACTACCAATCACGGGTCCAGCTACTATATGGACACACCACACCAACATTCTACTTTGGCTTCCGGTCACCAAACCAAACAAGGATCATTCTAAGTAGTTCAGATAAAATGGGACACTTTACATTTGGAGAGTACAGTCTCCATTAAAGTTGAGTTTccataattaataatacgTTGTACATCTATATATAAAAGTAAAATACACATATACAACCATGAATAAACCACTCTCTAAATGTACACAGAAGTTGTTTTGgctttatttatttttaaatttctttatGTCATTAGTTCAAGTTTCCCTTATCCGTATttacaatcaattaaatttaacGGGAGGTAGCTTTAACTTTTTGGAAAGAACCTTTAGCTTGTTGTTTAGAAACAACAGAAGCACCAGAAGCAACAGCCTTAGCCTTTTCAGCTTTTCTGGCAGCTTTAGCAGCTTTTTTAGCTTCTTTGTCTTTAGCTAATTTAGAGTCTCTAGCAGCTTTTCTGTCAGATGGTTTTTgacttcttctttctttgatCAATTCCAAAGAAGCACCGACAATAGCTCTTTGGTGCTTGACGGTCTTTCTGGTTCTCTTTTTAGCAGCTTCTTCAGAAATACCTTTTTTGTGGTGTCTTCTGTACAAAACAGTCCAAGAAATTCTTCTTGGgttctttctttgttggAATAAAGAAGCAGATTTTGAGGATTGGAATCTAAAAATTTTAGAGTCACCTCTGACAAATAAAGTACCTCTACCTGGGTAGATTTTAGAACCTGAAAAGGAGTCAACTTCAATCTTCATTTTTCactataaataaaaaaaatgttagTATTTCAGACCATAAATTGATGTAGAGGTAGGTAACTATAGATTTTTTGACATAATGAACAAGACATAATGAACAAAACATAACGTAGCAGTTTGTAATTCTCTCTCATTATTTTATATGTAAATGATTCCCCATGTCTTTGTTGATTTTCGATGCTAACTAAATTGACATTTCCAATTCGACGGTTAGATGGGtggttgatttttttaagggtgttttcaatataaatcaCTATCTTATAACATTATACATTCTGGTCTTCCATTCatttatcattaaataCATAGTTATCCCCATTTGTAGCTTTATTTATATGGTATGTCACATACATATTAATTGGTTGGTTATCTTAAGAAGCTTAATATTGAACgaaaatgatttttcatttaattttgttttttttcctaCTGCTGGTGCGTGTGTGTGTACATTGAGCAAAAACAGGTGTACCTACAATGTGTGTGagccaaaaaaaagcttAGTATGAGAACAAGACAGAGGAAAAAAAGCGACAACTTCCATTCTAAATGCTAACATAATCCTGCATATATCACAAAACCTAGCCCTAACCCTAACTACTCGCACGTGATACCATAACAACggtaaatattttttagtCGTGCTGGAATGCACAACAAacgattttttttctttccaaaCCTCTTTCTCACTCAGTGTGGTTTAGGCTTCGCatagaaacaaaaaaattttcacaCACTAGATTTCAATTATACTTGGTAtttccttctttctttcacTACACCAAGACCGGagtaattaattaatatacAGAGATGGTCAGTATAATTTTCATAAATTCGTGATATTACCTTTGATTGATGGATACATCGTCTCATTGAAAGTGCTTTTTTTCCGTGAGAAGAGGGACATAGATGTATGTGGAACATATCAAAAGTAGAAGCATGATACAAGTCTCAACAAGGATTGTCTTACTAACAATTTTTCCATTCAAAATAGGCCCCAAAATCTAACAAGAACCAAGAAAACATCAACTCAAAATTAGCTTTGACTATCAAGTCAGGTAAATACACCTTGGGTTACAAATCAGTTGTCAAATCTTTGAGAACTGGTAAAGCTAAATTGGTTATCATTGCTGCTAACACCCCAGTCTTGAGAAAATCAGAATTGGAATATTACGCTATGTTGTCCAAGACCCCAGTCTACTACTTCCAAGGTGGTAACAACGAATTGGGGACCGTTTGTGGTAAATTATTCAGAGTTGGTACTTTGTCCATTTTGGATGCTGGTGACTCCGATATCCTTTCTTCTATCTAAGAAGCTTGATTGGTATAGTTAAgaattatataataataatagtatttaatcaattaatgtACATAATTTAAAAGGATACAAACTATGCGATATACACTTGTATTGACCACGATCTAAAAACATAACAGCATTTTCTTAATACCCTCTTTGATTGAATTGCAACTCTAGTTGTTCTATCTCTTCTTCCTCTCTCCGTATGGCCTCATCAATATCTATTTGTGCATCGGAACCATCGCTATCAAACGATGCTGAAGGTTTAACTTTAGGACTGTAGCTAACATTATAATTATCTTCAAGAAACGCCTTCAGCTCTTTTATCTCTTCTTCTAAGCTCTCTATATCTCTTTGTAGTTTCCTGTAATTATCTTCATAtgtattcaatttatttattaacGTTGGGTAATCATCAATCAAGTTTGGATATTTTGATAGTACTTGAGATATTTGATAGAATGTTTCTTTGAAATCCTCTGAAATTGGTAAATTTATA contains:
- the FGR10 gene encoding Fgr10p (Putative asparaginase; lacks ortholog in S. cerevisiae; transposon mutation affects filamentous growth; Spider biofilm induced) produces the protein MKDILVIHIGAGKHDPNKSKKYKTLLRNALSKTSIVEASDVIESSPLTNTGYGSSLNLLGKVECDASFITNDKIGAVVNMSCKNPTKELFRVFQYLDTLYESDETDLTSPVMLTYPLLKNLVPHIVDDDLVSEKSRKLYDMYKDKIFQGDYSKHCAIPHEISDTIGITHISDNETTIVTSSGGNFFKLPGRIGCAGVIGAAIARKKLDDCEICCMCSGNGEQIIKSKLAWEIANNIYNVAGDEYGKYLERKVYELNPKFYVGFIIILNYQSRVQLLYGHTTPTFYFGFRSPNQTRIILSSSDKMGHFTFGEYSLH
- the RPL24A gene encoding 60S ribosomal protein eL24 (Predicted ribosomal protein; downregulated upon phagocytosis by murine macrophage; intron in 5'-UTR; Hap43-induced; Spider biofilm repressed), which encodes MKIEVDSFSGSKIYPGRGTLFVRGDSKIFRFQSSKSASLFQQRKNPRRISWTVLYRRHHKKGISEEAAKKRTRKTVKHQRAIVGASLELIKERRSQKPSDRKAARDSKLAKDKEAKKAAKAARKAEKAKAVASGASVVSKQQAKGSFQKVKATSR
- the RPL30 gene encoding 60S ribosomal protein eL30 (Ribosomal 60S subunit protein; pre-rRNA processing; pre-mRNA alternatively spliced to productive/unproductive transcripts; temp-regulated splicing; colony morphology-related regulation by Ssn6, Tup1, Nrg1 regulated; Spider biofilm repressed), with protein sequence MAPKSNKNQENINSKLALTIKSGKYTLGYKSVVKSLRTGKAKLVIIAANTPVLRKSELEYYAMLSKTPVYYFQGGNNELGTVCGKLFRVGTLSILDAGDSDILSSI